In the genome of Candidatus Polarisedimenticolaceae bacterium, one region contains:
- a CDS encoding GGDEF domain-containing protein — MKTKTKTRDDAVLRAALEVYRALELPAQLETFGRIAVEWSGGAAFVALGRDEEAGGFAPLATSLPADDARLLALRAVGRAREVPLPVASERWERVGPVGDLPGAPKASLAVPLRDGRDGTVALLLVFDPTADAGARLDELAAASRDAFGNAAQVRAIRELTIRDDTAECFNRRHFEEFLVEEMARSNRFKTPLSLIFFDMDNLKEVNNRLGHAMGSRTLLEVSQRVRAKIRKFDKLFRFGGDEFCIVLPETEWHGALEVAERVREAISSRPMLQRELGPTAGQPMTASFGIASFPLHARAKEELVVRADRAMQSVKAGKKNSIAVADLEDASRG; from the coding sequence GTGAAGACGAAAACGAAGACGAGGGACGACGCGGTGCTCCGGGCGGCGCTCGAGGTCTACCGTGCCCTCGAGCTTCCCGCGCAGCTCGAGACCTTCGGCCGCATCGCCGTCGAGTGGAGCGGCGGCGCGGCGTTCGTCGCGCTCGGGCGGGACGAGGAGGCCGGCGGCTTCGCCCCGCTCGCGACGAGCCTCCCCGCCGACGACGCGCGCCTGCTCGCGCTGCGGGCGGTGGGCCGCGCGAGGGAGGTGCCGCTTCCGGTCGCGAGCGAGCGCTGGGAGCGCGTCGGTCCGGTGGGGGATCTCCCCGGCGCGCCGAAGGCCTCCCTCGCCGTTCCCCTGCGCGACGGGCGCGACGGGACGGTGGCGCTGCTTCTCGTCTTCGATCCGACCGCCGACGCGGGTGCTCGCCTGGACGAGCTCGCCGCGGCGTCCCGCGACGCGTTCGGGAACGCCGCGCAGGTGCGCGCCATCCGCGAGCTGACGATCCGGGACGACACCGCGGAGTGTTTCAACCGCCGGCACTTCGAGGAGTTCCTCGTCGAGGAGATGGCGCGCTCGAACCGGTTCAAGACGCCGCTGTCGCTGATCTTCTTCGACATGGACAACCTCAAGGAGGTCAACAACCGGCTCGGGCACGCCATGGGAAGCCGCACGCTCCTCGAGGTCTCGCAGCGCGTGCGCGCGAAGATCCGGAAGTTCGACAAGTTGTTCCGCTTCGGCGGAGACGAGTTCTGCATCGTCCTCCCCGAGACCGAGTGGCACGGCGCGCTCGAGGTCGCCGAGCGCGTCCGCGAGGCGATCTCCTCGCGGCCGATGCTCCAGCGCGAGCTCGGCCCGACGGCCGGGCAGCCGATGACGGCCTCCTTCGGCATCGCCTCCTTCCCGCTGCACGCCCGGGCGAAGGAGGAGCTCGTCGTTCGCGCCGACCGGGCGATGCAGTCGGTCAAGGCCGGAAAGAAGAACTCGATCGCCGTCGCGGATCTCGAGGACGCGTCGCGTGGCTGA
- a CDS encoding slipin family protein yields the protein MIGFELPAALLVVLVVVVLVLANSVKILPEYERGVVFRLGRLRPTDYGPGIFLLIPIVDRMFRVSLRTVVHDVPPQDIITRDNVSVKVNAVVYYRVMNPRRAVVDVENFHYATSQLAQTTLRSVLGSQELDELLSGREKLNQELQTILDKHTDPWGIKVSAVEVKHVDLPVEMQRAMAKQAEAEREKRAKIIHAEGEEQAASALGRAAEVIGQHPTTLQLRYLQTLTEIATEKNSTIVFPLPIDMLKAFLR from the coding sequence ATGATCGGATTCGAGCTTCCGGCCGCGCTTCTCGTGGTGCTGGTCGTCGTCGTGCTCGTCCTCGCGAACTCCGTCAAGATCCTCCCGGAGTACGAGCGCGGGGTGGTCTTCCGTCTCGGCCGCCTCCGTCCGACCGACTACGGGCCCGGGATCTTCCTGCTGATCCCGATCGTCGACCGGATGTTCCGCGTGTCCCTGCGGACGGTCGTCCACGACGTCCCGCCGCAGGACATCATCACGCGCGACAACGTGTCGGTGAAGGTGAACGCGGTCGTCTATTACCGGGTGATGAACCCGCGCCGCGCCGTCGTGGACGTCGAGAACTTCCACTACGCCACGAGCCAGCTCGCGCAGACGACGCTCCGCTCGGTCCTCGGCTCGCAGGAGCTCGACGAGCTGCTCAGCGGCCGGGAGAAGCTCAACCAGGAGCTTCAGACGATCCTCGACAAACACACCGACCCCTGGGGGATCAAGGTCTCCGCGGTGGAGGTCAAGCACGTGGATCTTCCCGTCGAGATGCAGCGGGCGATGGCCAAGCAGGCGGAGGCCGAGCGCGAGAAGCGCGCGAAGATCATCCACGCGGAAGGGGAGGAGCAGGCGGCGTCGGCCCTGGGGCGTGCGGCGGAGGTGATCGGCCAGCACCCGACGACGCTCCAGCTGCGTTACCTGCAGACCCTCACGGAGATCGCGACCGAGAAGAACTCGACCATCGTGTTCCCGCTTCCGATCGACATGCTCAAGGCGTTCCTCCGGTAG